CGATGTGGGCTTTGTTGAACATCGGTTGCATCAGGCGCCGGTTGCGCAGGTGGACGTCTCCGTCCGCCACGGTGGCGAGTCCGTCACCGAAGAACACGCGGAGCGCGTCGATGATCTTGCCGCCCTTGGTGAAGTCCGCGGCGTCGGTGACCAGGACCTTGCGCGTGAGGGCAGGGTCGGTGACCACATAGGCGGGCGCGGTGCCGATACGTATGCGCACGACGCTGCCGTGCTCTCGCAGCGAGGCCATGAAGGGCAGGGGGGTGCGAGCGAGGCGGTGGGCGTGCCCAATCAGAGGAAGGCTGCCCGGCGCAGTCGGTGTGGGCGTGAAGGGGGGCGTGGTCACTGTGCTCGGCTCTCCTCATGGTGGGGTCATTGAGGTGCGGCCGATGCATGCCCAAGATCAATCCCGCGGAAGCCGTCTGCGCGCGATCTTCACATGCCCGAGCTGGAACCAGCCGTCTGGGACGGCCACGTTGTAGTCCGTGGGCGGTGAGGAGAACTGGTCGACCGTCTTCATGCCGCCCCTCCATCAGCGGGAGTCGAGACGTCTCCGGTCAAGAGAGGAGTAATCCGCATGGTCCGAACTGCTTCGTCAGCCAACTCGGTGATCTGTTCTGTGAGAGCGATCTTCTCCCAGGTCACCGTGACAACGATGAGACTCTCCATGCCGGGAGGGAAGACGGCGTACTTGATGAACTCGGTCAGCTTGCGACCGAAGCCGAGTATCCGCTTGATCTTGAGCGTTGCCTGGATACGCACCGCAGGTCCCGCGGCCAACTCGAGGTGAGCGATCTGGGGTGTACCCGTGACCTCCGCGTTACCCCACTGCAGAAGCAGCGGGACGACCTCTCCCCGGTCGGGCCGAGGCACGCCCTCATCGCCGTACGAGTCGACCATGAGGTTTGCGAGGGCCTCCCCCGCCTCCGAGTAGTACGCCGCCGCGAGTGTGGGCGTGCCGTCGTTGAGGTCCACGGCCCGCTCGACCATGTCGTCGAAGACCGCGCTCTTCTCGATCTGGAGGCCGAGTGGATTGAGCCGGTTCACGACCTCCGTTGCCAGTTCCTTGGCCTCGGCCTTGGTCCCGTCGCGCAGCGTGAGATCGATCCACCCCGGCTGGAACTCGAAGGTGCACTCGAAGGTCTCATCCAGCGGAGCTGGATCGTCCGGTGTGGTCATGCTCGGACCTTTCATCAGGGTGCGGACGGCCTTCAGCCGATTCAGACCGTTCTATAGAGTTCCGTCCAGACTCAGACCGCCCAGCGTAATACCGGCTCCGAACCGGGTCCTTCCTCGGTGACGAGGGGGTCTGCCAGGTTGTCGATCTTTCGGTGTACTTGTCTCCGTGCTTTACCTCTGAGCAGAAGATGGCGCGTCGGCCATGGAGGGCGTGCCATGAGAAGCCGAGCGGTGCTGCGTCGGCATAGTCGCCCAGGAGTCTCATCAGGACGTCCAGCAGAACGGACTTGCCGATTGTGCCGGAGTCGAAGAGGAGCGGCGGGACCTGTCCGCCGACGTCTCCGGTGACGGAGTAGCCGAGCAGCAGTTGGAAGTCGCTGACCATGTGCTGGGCTTCGGCGTCTTCGCCGAAGGCGTCTGCCAGGAAGCGTTCCCAGCGTGGAGTCGGCATGGTTCGTGGGTCCGATGGTGGTGGACCGTGAGTGGAAGTCCTTGGCGGGTCCGGTGCTTTCACCAGGCCGGTGCGCAGGTCGACCATGCCGTCGGGGGTGCACAGCGCGTAAGGGTCGGCGTCCAGGAGGGCGGCGTTGATGACCATGCCGGGGGCAGATGTGGCCTGCGTCAGCATGGCGTTGATGCCGGTGGTGGACAGCGCCAGCTGACGGTGGTGGGCCTCGGCACGCCGACCATCGGCCTGATGCCGGCGATGACGGGGTTCCACGTGGTGGACGTCAAGCAGCCGGAATGGGTGAGCGGCGTGATGTCGCGGTACTTCCTGCCGTGGTCGGCCTCCCCGCGGGACCCGCCCCCGGTCGACAGCTCCCACGGAAGGCTCTCCGAGGAGTAGGGCGGCCTCCGCGGGAGCCGACGGGACTTCGCGGCCTGCGAAGGGGGGCTACCGGGCAGCGGCGTCCTCCACCGTCCCGTGCACCTTCAGGACGGCGTCGACTCCGGTGAGCTCCAGGACCCGCCGCAGCTGGGGTGTCGGCGCGGCCACGCGCAGATCAGTGGCCAGGTGGGTGTGGATCAGCAGGTTGAGGAGCGTCGAGTCCGCGAACGCGATCCCGGAAGCGTCCACGACCACCTTCTCGTGCTTCGCCGCCGCCACCCCCATCGCCTCCGCCAGCGGCGTGATGGAGTGCATGTCGTAGGAGCCGCTCGCGACGACGACCCACGCGTCGTGCCACGCGTACTGCACCACCGCTGAACCGTCCGGAACGCGCACGCCGGCCGGGACCGCCGACGCCCCGCTCTCGTCGCCGGCGTCGAGCACGCTCCCGCTTGCCGCGACCTCTGCTTCGGCCTCTGTCTCGGCCCCGTCGATAGACACCCTCGGGTCCCTCCTGTGACTCTCCCGTGGGGGATCGCGTCATCTGTTACGCGAAAAGTATGTCACGTATTCTGCATCCGACAAAGGTGGTCCTACAATGCTGTGCATGGTTGGAGTACCTGAGTCGCACAGCGGATGGACGTTCGTCACCAACCACGCACGTGTACTGGCGGTCATCGCCGACAACCCGAACGTCCGGATCCGCGACATCGCCGCCCACTGCCGGCTCACCGAGCGCGCCGTCCAGCGGATCATCTCCGATCTGGAGCAGGACGGTTACCTCTCCCACACCCGCGACGGGCGCACCAACACGTACCGCATAGACCCGAACAAGGTCCTGCGCCACCCGGCGGAGGCGGGCCTCACCGTGGCCTCCCTGTTGTCCCTGCTCGTCCAGGACGAGACCGACCGCATCGCGACCCAGCCGGGCCCGCAGTCCCTGATGGACGCCGGTAGCGCGCGTTAGCGGGCTGTCCGGCCGGAATCTCGCCGGGCAGGCCCTACGCCTCGTCGCCGGGCGGGCCGTCGAGGACCTCCGTGGGCATCGGCTGCGCCGAGGAGACGAAGAGACAGAACGGGTGTCCCGAGGGATCCGCGAGGACGTACAGCGGCTCCTCCGGATCGTCGAAGCGGTCGAGCAGGAGTTCCGCCCCCAGCGACTCGGCCCTCAGACGCTGGCGCGTCAGCGCCGCGGTGTCGGGCACGGTGAGATCGAGGTGCGCCTGCATCGGAAGGTCGTGCGACGGCCATGTCGTGCGCGGCAGACGGTCCACGAGCTGGAAGGCGAGGCGGTTCGCTCCGCCGGGCGTGCGCAGTACGAGCCAGTCAGGCTCCTCCGGCGCACCGTCGGCCGGGGGCTCGTCCCCCGGCCGGTACGTCAGACCGAGCAGGTTCCTGTAGAACTCGGCCAGTTGCCGGGGGTCGGTGGTGTCCAGCACGGTCTGCAGCAGTCGGGGGTAGTCGCCCATGGATCCTCCGCAAGTAGCCGGTGTCGTCCGCTCCCCTGCCGGTTCCCCTCCCCAGGCGTTGCCCACACGGCCGAACCGTCGAGCTTCCGGGGAGGGCGCGCCCGCAGGGCGGAGGCCGACTGCCCGCGACGCCGCCGGACCCCCGCAGAAGCCCTCTCCGGTCCTCGCGGCCGCCTCACGATGCCCGCGGGTCGGGGGCGGGGCCTCGCCGGGTCCGGGCCTAGGATCGGCGGCGTGGACATTCCTCACGACCTGATCGTTCTTGAACGGGCGGCGGAAGAGCAGCGTGCCCGGCTCGCCGGACTCGAAGGCGAGGAGTTCGACGCGCAGCACCGGGCCTGGCGGGAGGCCGTCCAAGCCGCGCAGGCCGCGTTCGCCGACCACGCCACGGTCAGCGGCCAGACGACGGAAGGAGTCGAGAGGGCGGTCAAGCGCGCCGTCCGGCAGTCGGAGGAGGACCCGGCCGAATAGGACGGCGGGCCGTCGGCACTCGCCTCGATCCGCGCGGTGGCCCGCCGGGGTGCGTCGCCGCACCCGGCGACCCGGCCGGCCCGGCCCACACCCCACACCTGCACCCGCACCCGCACCCGCACCCGCACCCGCACCCGGTGCACTGCCCCACCGCTTTCCGCGTCGCCAGGCAGCCGCCTCATCACTCATGACGAACTTGTGCAGTTCTGCGGTCGGCATCATGGAAGCCAGACGAGGCCAGACATCTCGACCCGTCCAACCCGTCGGCTCCGTGATAACACCAAGTGATCCAACTTGGAAAGGCCACGACTCATGGGTATCTTCAGCCGCCGCCAGACCTCCGTGATCGACCCGCCGTCGGCTGTCGACTCCGACCATCCCCTCGTGCAGACCGCGGCGGCCGACGCCACACTCGACCCGGCACTTCGGGCGCTGACCGGGCACTGGACCATCGACCGCCCGCACAGCCGGATCGGGTTCTCCGTGCGGCACGCCATGGTCACGACCGTCCGCGGGGCCTTCGCCGACTACGACAGCTCGCTCTACTTCGACGGGGCCCGGCCGTCCCAGTCCCGGGCGGAACTGGTCATCCGAGTCGCCAGCGTCGACACGGGCGTGGAGCAACGCGACGGTCACCTCGTGGGCCGGGACTTCTTCGACGCGCGCCGCTATCCGGAGATGACGTTCCGCAGCACCGCCACGGTCCACGAGGCCGGGGAGACCTTCCGCATGACGGGGGACCTCACGATCCGGGACACGACCGGGCCCGTGGAGATCCAGTTGGACTACCTCGGCTCCGTCATGGATCCGTTCGGCTACGAGCGCGCGGGCTTCGACGGCACCACGACCATCGACCGCAGGGACTGGGGACTCGTCTACAACCAGCGGCTCAAAGCGGGCGGCAGCATGGTGAGCGAG
This region of Streptomyces ambofaciens ATCC 23877 genomic DNA includes:
- a CDS encoding helix-turn-helix transcriptional regulator translates to MVGVPESHSGWTFVTNHARVLAVIADNPNVRIRDIAAHCRLTERAVQRIISDLEQDGYLSHTRDGRTNTYRIDPNKVLRHPAEAGLTVASLLSLLVQDETDRIATQPGPQSLMDAGSAR
- a CDS encoding STAS domain-containing protein, encoding MSIDGAETEAEAEVAASGSVLDAGDESGASAVPAGVRVPDGSAVVQYAWHDAWVVVASGSYDMHSITPLAEAMGVAAAKHEKVVVDASGIAFADSTLLNLLIHTHLATDLRVAAPTPQLRRVLELTGVDAVLKVHGTVEDAAAR
- a CDS encoding VOC family protein gives rise to the protein MGDYPRLLQTVLDTTDPRQLAEFYRNLLGLTYRPGDEPPADGAPEEPDWLVLRTPGGANRLAFQLVDRLPRTTWPSHDLPMQAHLDLTVPDTAALTRQRLRAESLGAELLLDRFDDPEEPLYVLADPSGHPFCLFVSSAQPMPTEVLDGPPGDEA
- a CDS encoding YceI family protein, coding for MGIFSRRQTSVIDPPSAVDSDHPLVQTAAADATLDPALRALTGHWTIDRPHSRIGFSVRHAMVTTVRGAFADYDSSLYFDGARPSQSRAELVIRVASVDTGVEQRDGHLVGRDFFDARRYPEMTFRSTATVHEAGETFRMTGDLTIRDTTGPVEIQLDYLGSVMDPFGYERAGFDGTTTIDRRDWGLVYNQRLKAGGSMVSEKVRLQFDISAIRATA